The following proteins are encoded in a genomic region of Phaeodactylum tricornutum CCAP 1055/1 chromosome 1, whole genome shotgun sequence:
- a CDS encoding predicted protein — MSVETETSHIPESSISNATNAKGVTVEKQVVKEAKEKTIPSSGDGINDSITAGKSCSSQIRTWFESLSADELSAVMSFSDKAFLETFLDLSSWSDSDRVPYLREKHGSPSDVGSRQIQWEKLVPWKAVETSLSMCKLWVEEVENDSALSMPSASKTETEGPADASLSLAESEGTGRVAEEIGEIFLEESSSILEVEDECVGGEGIIDIQPFLSLLDRTCVIYSSAIRYVSEREREGKESPFVTVHPSHFEALQGSQLLSVLDTAASSMSEPFFLSKSVYDKAPWQHRFGTKKALKFPLWGLFLARFEKSVYNAFSKHTRQKSFHANEALNADFPLRDVFSHARLLGEKIVEIDVKTLEKVMLPLHLVYFGEDRPRSCTLENLMFLPLNWLVYAKSTCRKVNFLSGDVAVQCCLERVKEHSGLENVSFGNVGAEFEVTTPREGGQSQGTVLKKRRRRRVNRKKNSNETSIGPIGGEKRLTTVETECAPVETPLTELSTSLEAAVVPKGLVCELSVATDEISAQSDRSAVKQAEQSNVDDGSREITISRVQGTYVVASTPNMENIEQVNLSDDRKGDDGDSWEKVEVRGRANRKKAFERPHHGQLRGSHRGCASHSMHGHIDGSKKAKISRSSGARRRNTNRKVARDILYKVLDSVEDQVKNRGEEKPPLPSSNPWKTVHSVGRTPGVSTPCSQKGAQKHVTMRDVVLGKSVRKSTIKSSLSSFEASPSGTNALKESMKVQNSLVSSQQRMVDQNTAPTYQETVSAVSGNTHDLLPQKTSIFKTKKHDPKSDCISDNSEAPQNRAGETSPSNEKNIALSPPLPTLLNPESGNSSTSSVSSSLEVPHASHCHHHSTTAVDVNDVGYHLLDVCDRLSQDMRLFMSRRSQALNARRKERVALLGALQNSVAKLWPASCQVELYGSCATHLDLPSSDLDVVVVGLDRRRGTLMQVGTQNNGCLDGKMESKSDFDVDDVRQKILNASLPPYIPTSTSLNAERIKRLAAELATQPWAVQVKAIPTASVPVVKVLADPYRLQNVSGNDWKLDKHPKIAAETSKVSQVSSDSARLQSFQPWRGADAMNGLLSFDITFEGPEHGGIGSTEFSIRTVNEACRETGLPPEGTPFVQVIMVLKELLAQRKLNEPYSGGLSSYALLLLVVSLLRERTVIREELDRVEQQRQAVAADTMDTQFSRMGHDRTAPACPKSQQVTKTSNIQRMKKVAEGDIGKQQVSSTWASIAKSEANDSDLATNKVSGIWNSRQKRHSSFADVMLRPASQCKASNRSSTHMNDVAQNFDALHEATSECEKDGTGNREHMPDVLPADSSHVPTAPSFFQQGYNDVVDVLCSGNTTAGKLLMHFLLFYGHHFEAQKTAIDVSGTHARDITGRYLSYFSPFIPRGALGSIDPMTGMLTVDPVIVYDPLEGAENNNVARRCFAWNSIRWIFAQSYATLSSAVERSTNPPTCPNNGATPTPVADMTVLADSSRGFIDRAEGCVSVGVSKRRREKISGRSSTGRSSATSSASVTGRGGGSAGQGRGKTAGQGPKRKADASVSTVTGASTPTYHTETAATQTKCFLKRIDGTHSGNGRVRSYGGSSVRRSFQSLQISQHV, encoded by the exons ATGAGTGTGGAAACAGAAACGAGCCATATTCCAGAAAGCTCTATTTCGAACGCAACCAATGCAAAAGGGGTGACAGTGGAAAAGCAGGTTgtgaaagaagcaaaagagaaGACCATCCCATCTTCCGGCGACGGCATTAATGACTCTATTACAGCGGGAAAATCATGTTCGAGCCAAATTCGAACATGGTTTGAATCGCTCTCTGCTGATGAACTATCAGCTGTGATGAGTTTCTCAGACAAAGCGTTTTTGGAAACTTTTTTGGACCTTTCTTCATGGTCCGATTCAGATCGGGTCCCATACCTTCGTGAAAAGCACGGCAGCCCCTCCGACGTAG GGTCAAGACAGATTCAATGGGAAAAGTTGGTTCCGTGGAAGGCTGTCGAAACGTCCTTGAGTATGTGTAAGCTATGGGTAGAAGAGGTCGAAAATGATTCTGCTTTGAGCATGCCCAGTGCCTCAAAAACCGAGACGGAAGGTCCTGCTGATGCATCACTATCTCTAGCGGAATCGGAAGGGACGGGGAGAGTTGCTGAAGAGATTGGcgaaatttttttggaagaatcgtCTTCAATTTTGGAAGTTGAGGATGAATGCGTAGGCGGGGAGGGAATCATCGATATTCAGCCGTTTTTGTCTCTTTTGGATCGAACCTGTGTGATATATTCATCCGCGATCCGTTATGTTTCGGAGAGGGAACGAGAGGGGAAGGAAAGTCCTTTTGTGACTGTTCATCCTAGTCACTTCGAAGCACTACAAGGTAGTCAGCTTCTATCAGTTTTGGATACAGCGGCATCGTCCATGTCTGAGCCATTCTTTTTGTCAAAATCAGTATATGATAAGGCACCATGGCAACATCGCTTTGGGACCAAGAAAGCTTTAAAATTTCCTCTCTGGGGATTATTTCTTGCGCGTTTCGAAAAGTCTGTCTACAATGCATTTTCAAAGCATACGCGACAAAAGAGTTTTCATGCCAACGAAGCTCTCAACGCTGATTTCCCATTGCGCGATGTCTTCTCGCATGCTCGGTTGTTAGGAGAAAAGATTGTTGAAATTGACGTGAAAACGCTGGAAAAAGTTATGTTGCCGTTACATTTAGTCTATTTTGGAGAGGATCGTCCAAGGTCTTGTACGTTGGAAAATCTCATGTTTTTGCCATTGAACTGGTTGGTTTACGCCAAGTCTACTTGTAGAAAGGTAAATTTTTTGTCCGGTGACGTTGCAGTTCAATGTTGTCTCGAAAGAGTGAAGGAACACAGCGGCCTCGAAAATgtttcttttggaaatgtgGGTGCAGAATTCGAAGTGACCACACCGAGAGAGGGCGGCCAATCTCAAGGTACTGTATTAAAGAAGAGACGACGGCGGCGCGTCAACAGGAAGAAAAATTCGAATGAAACATCTATTGGTCCAATCGGAGGTGAAAAGAGGCTAACTACAGTCGAAACCGAGTGTGCACCGGTCGAGACTCCACTGACAGAATTATCGACATCGCTTGAAGCGGCGGTCGTCCCAAAAGGCCTCGTCTGTGAACTTTCAGTAGCAACAGACGAGATCTCAGCTCAAAGCGATAGATCGGCGGTAAAACAAGCGGAACAAAGTAATGTTGATGATGGTAGCCGTGAAATAACTATTTCTCGTGTTCAAGGCACGTATGTGGTCGCCAGTACGCCGAACATGGAAAATATAGAACAAGTAAACTTGTCTGACGATCGGAAGGGAGACGATGGGGATTCTTGGGAAAAGGTTGAAGTCCGCGGGCGCGCGAACCGCAAAAAAGCATTTGAGCGACCACATCACGGTCAACTACGGGGTAGCCATCGGGGATGTGCTTCCCACTCTATGCACGGGCACATTGACGGGTCGAAGAAGGCCAAGATCTCCAGGTCAAGTGGCGCTCGGAGAAGAAACACGAACCGCAAAGTCGCTCGTGATATACTTTATAAGGTTCTCGATTCCGTTGAGGACCAGGTGAAAAATAGAGGAGAAGAGAAACCACCTCTACCCTCTAGTAATCCGTGGAAGACTGTTCATTCAGTAGGAAGGACCCCGGGAGTGAGCACTCCTTGTTCCCAGAAAGGAGCCCAAAAACATGTGACAATGAGAGATGTGGTTCTTGGTAAGAGTGTCCGCAAGTCAACTATTAAatcttctctttcttcttttgaagcTTCTCCATCAGGAACAAATGCATTGAAAGAATCGATGAAGGTGCAAAATTCTTTGGTGTCTAGCCAGCAGCGAATGGTGGATCAGAATACTGCCCCTACTTATCAGGAGACTGTTTCAGCAGTCTCTGGCAATACCCATGACCTGTTGCCTCAGAAAACAAGCATCTTTAAAACGAAAAAGCACGATCCCAAAAGCGATTGTATCTCAGACAATAGCGAAGCTCCGCAAAATCGAGCTGGTGAAACGTCTCCATCGAACGAAAAGAATATCGCGCTATCTCCACCGCTGCCAACTCTACTCAATCCGGAATCCGGAAATAGTTCGACCTCCTCGGTTTCATCGAGTTTGGAAGTTCCACATGCAAGTCATTGCCACCATCATTCCACTACCGCTGTCGATGTCAATGATGTGGGCTATCATCTTTTGGATGTTTGCGACCGTCTTAGTCAAGATATGAGATTATTTATGAGCCGCCGATCACAGGCACTAAATGCACGGCGAAAGGAACGGGTTGCATTACTTGGTGCTCTGCAAAACTCGGTTGCCAAACTCTGGCCCGCCAGTTGCCAAGTCGAGCTATACGGAAGCTGCGCAACTCATCTAGACTTGCCTTCCTCTGATCTTGATGTCGTGGTTGTAGGATTAGATCGTCGGAGGGGTACTTTGATGCAAGTGGGTACTCAGAACAATGGCTGTCTTGACGGTAAGATGGAATCAAAAAgtgattttgatgttgacgACGTTCGTCAAAAGATTTTGAACGCATCACTTCCTCCGTATATTCCTACATCGACGTCGCTGAACGCGGAACGAATTAAGCGTCTTGCAGCCGAGCTTGCAACTCAACCTTGGGCGGTCCAGGTGAAGGCGATTCCGACAGCGTCTGTTCCTGTCGTCAAGGTTCTTGCTGATCCATATCGTCTCCAAAATGTTTCAGGAAATGATTGGAAGTTGGATAAACACCCAAAGATTGCTGCTGAGACTTCCAAAGTCAGCCAAGTTTCAAGTGATTCCGCTAGACTTCAAAGTTTCCAACCTTGGCGAGGAGCAGATGCAATGAACGGACTTCTCTCTTTCGACATCACTTTTGAAGGGCCGGAACATGGTGGAATTGGCTCGACGGAATTTTCGATTCGGACTGTGAACGAAGCTTGCCGTGAAACGGGTCTCCCACCGGAGGGTACACCATTTGTTCAAGTGATAATGGTGCTAAAGGAGCTTCTTGCCCAGCGCAAACTAAACGAGCCGTATTCCGGGGGCCTCAGTAGCTATGCACTcttgcttcttgttgtgTCTCTTCTCCGTGAACGTACCGTTATTCGGGAGGAGCTGGATCGAGTGGAGCAACAAAGACAGGCGGTGGCTGCCGATACTATGGATACCCAATTTAGTCGGATGGGTCACGACAGAACGGCACCTGCTTGCCCAAAATCTCAACAAGTTACAAAGACGTCAAATATACAGCGCATGAAGAAGGTTGCAGAGGGAGATATAGGAAAGCAGCAAGTGAGCTCGACGTGGGCCTCGATTGCAAAAAGCGAAGCGAACGACTCTGATCTTGCTACGAATAAAGTTTCTGGCATCTGGAACTCGCGGCAGAAGCGACATTCATCTTTTGCCGATGTGATGCTGCGTCCAGCATCGCAATGCAAAGCTTCCAATAGGTCCAGTACTCATATGAACGATGTTGCCCAAAACTTTGATGCGCTTCATGAGGCCACGTCTGAATGTGAGAAAGATGGAACTGGCAACAGAGAACATATGCCTGATGTGCTGCCGGCAGATTCTTCACATGTTCCCACTGCTCCGTCCTTCTTTCAACAAGGCTATAACGATGTTGTTGATGTACTGTGCTCCGGCAATACCACTGCAGGCAAGCTGTTGATGCATTTCTTACTTTTTTACGGGCATCACTTCGAGGCGCAAAAAACGGCAATAGACGTTTCGGGCACACATGCACGAGATATTACCGGACGGTACTTATCGTACTTTTCACCATTTATTCCACGTGGAGCACTGGGATCCATTGATCCTATGACAGGCATGTTAACGGTGGATCCTGTTATAGTCTACGATCCTTTGGAAGGTGCTGAAAACAATAATGTCGCCCGACGGTGTTTCGCTTGGAACAGCATTCGATGGATTTTTGCTCAATCATACGCAACTCTGTCGAGTGCTGTTGAGCGAAGCACCAACCCACCGACATGTCCTAATAATGGTGCAACGCCAACACCGGTCGCAGATATGACGGTATTGGCTGATTCGTCGCGTGGCTTTATTGATAGAGCTGAAG GCTGTGTGAGCGTTGGAGTCTCGAAGCGACGTCGGGAAAAAATTTCGGGTCGTTCAAGCACT GGTCGTTCGAGCGCTACGAGTTCAGCCTCGGTGACGGGACGTggaggaggatctgcaggaCAAGGTCGCGGCAAAACAGCAGGGCAAGGTCCCAAGCGCAAGGCCGATGCTTCCGTATCAACGGTAACAGGAGCTTCCACTCCTACCTACCACACtgagacagcagcaacgcaaacaaaatgcTTCCTGAAAAGAATCGACGGCACACATTCGGGGAACGGACGTGTACGTTCCTACGGCGGCAGCAGTGTTCGTCGTAGCTTTCAATCATTACAGATTTCCCAGCACGTTTAA
- a CDS encoding predicted protein produces the protein MRLPAGSRCCLLIACREGCDTIAPSIAMSFVENRTGSKTKRLVSLLQKGMLLLITVGILVTIFDLLTFKGLRSEHLQIANESHRWKRLSDTCSGKEPLLELVTQAVGNVSMAQAYIQDNCRALPTWKGVSNLYGPTPVILGLEHCEDFRSNLNQAKPLGGLKIAGFFNSGTNAMARTLMENLNDGKYGSRATLESTIRAQGVVTQVPWGKHRWILADELARLSQPDILPVVVVRDPYRWMQSMCKSTYTLVWDRGLANHCPNLVPSNNKEMEMNGNRSSFSVQLTQSVTSTHHSLASLWSSWYGSYFRSSSPRLIVRMEDLVFHGPELVRRLSDCVGIDRVQPFVFLTEAAKDHGRSTDLLTAIVKYGSSEGRYMSSTLGSRAGQGPTLRGEKIRGMVNETSSLLRPADISGSGPERQTTGHDPIKPTKKRNLTLDDFQQSSQSGFPPATVLLALSTIILLACGLRYYPTSQQQRQVSVAFLGNSMFYFNDFPRFLVELSDNGIRQDSCLHGGASIPSLVQQGNGMFPQFQTPAAIYAQSSDGSPIFDYGACSAKMLLTGTSIYTPEQYERFNETDGMVKNPCREDLVFTSYIEKYYATNKPNWDYILINDNTRNPARGSTRQASLQTLQHFYIPWLHKTGATPVFLWTHAYSVESTPKRNMTGLDDVANFTSLTGAGYRAYAEFLQAHLPPTQKPRIAPSGLAFLTVYEENLEMWKKLFHNADHLHASPHGTFLQGCVVYHTLFGKMPDRDVVIRRDMGSLWATARMMQHSWEPPNPMLHERDATYLYDVAERVMNGHVPETYIEYNRGEVADTGDDS, from the exons ATGCGTCTTCCAGCTGGCAGTAGATGCTGTTTATTGATCGCTTGCCGAGAAGGATGCGATACGATAGCTCCATCTATAGCTATGTCATTCGTAGAGAATCGCACCGGATCGAAAACGAAACGTTTAGTCTCTTTACTGCAAAAAGGAATGTTGCTTCTGATTACTGTGGGCATTCTTGTCACGATCTTCGATCTCCTAACCTTCAAAGGTCTCCGCAGCGAGCATCTTCAGATAGCAAACGAGTCTCATCGTTGGAAAAGATTATCGGACACCTGTAGTGGTAAGGAACCTCTTTTGGAACTAGTCACTCAAGCCGTTGGAAATGTTTCTATGGCACAAGCTTATATTCAGGACAACTGCAGAGCTTTGCCGACGTGGAAAGGCGTCAGCAACTTGTACGGACCTACGCCCGTCATTCTAGGTCTAGAGCACTGTGAAGACTTTCGCAGCAACCTTAATCAAGCGAAACCGCTCGGTGGCCTGAAAATTGCGGGCTTCTTCAACTCGGGTACCAATGCTATGGCACGAACGCTTATGGAAAATTTGAACGACGGAAAATATGGTAGCCGTGCGACTTTGGAGTCTACTATTAGAGCGCAGGGAGTTGTGACTCAAGTACCTTGGGGCAAGCATCGGTGGATCTTGGCAGATGAACTGGCTCGCTTGTCTCAGCCTGATATTCTACCCGTGGTAGTGGTACGTGATCCGTACCGATGGATGCAGTCAATG TGCAAGTCAACGTACACTTTAGTCTGGGATCGGGGACTTGCGAATCATTGTCCAAATCTTGTGCCGTCCAACAATAAAGAGATGGAGATGAATGGAAACcgctcttctttttcggtgcAATTGACGCAAAGTGTCACCAGCACTCACCATTCGTTGGCGTCATTGTGGTCCTCTTGGTACGGATCGTACTTCCGCTCAAGTTCTCCGCGGCTAATTGTTCGCATGGAAGATTTAGTGTTCCACGGGCCGGAACTTGTGCGTCGATTGAGCGACTGTGTTGGAATAGACCGTGTTCAGCCCTTCGTGTTTCTTaccgaagctgccaaagATCACGGCCGGTCAACCGACTTGTTGACAGCCATAGTCAAATATGGTAGTTCGGAAGGGCGTTACA TGTCTAGCACACTAGGTAGTAGAGCTGGCCAGGGTCCGACCCTGCGAGGAGAAAA AATCAGAGGAATGGTGAACGAAACGTCTTCCCTCCTTCGTCCCGCTGACATTTCGGGTTCCGGCCCCGAGAGACAGACGACTGGACACGATCCCATCAAACCT ACAAAAAAGAGGAATCTCACCCTTGACGATTTTCAGCAGAGCTCTCAAAGCGGATTCCCCCCAGCAACAGTACTACTTGCGCTGTCGACAATTATCTTGCTCGCATGCGGCTTGCGATACTATCCCACATCCCAGCAGCAACGACAGGTTTCTGTGGCCTTTCTCGGAAATTCCATGTTTTATTTCAACGATTTTCCGCGCTTCCTTGTTGAGTTATCGGACAATGGCATTCGTCAAGATTCTTGCTTGCATGGCGGGGCCAGTATCCCCAGTTTGGTACAACAAGGCAACGGAATGTTTCCACAGTTTCAGACACCAGCCGCGATTTACGCCCAATCATCGGACGGCTCTCCTATCTTTGACTACGGTGCATGCTCGGCGAAAATGCTGTTGACGGGGACTAGCATTTACACTCCTGAACAGTACGAACGTTTCAACGAGACGGATGGGATGGTCAAGAACCCTTGTCGAGAAGATTTAGTCTTCACCAGTTACATCGAGAAATACTACGCCACCAACAAGCCAAACTGGGATTACATCCTCATCAACGATAATACTCGCAATCCAGCTCGCGGCTCGACGCGCCAAGCTTCGTTGCAAACCTTGCAACATTTCTATATTCCGTGGCTCCACAAAACTGGAGCGACGCCAGTCTTTCTGTGGACACACGCATACTCGGTCGAGTCCACACCTAAACGCAACATGACGGGTCTAGACGATGTGGCAAATTTCACCTCTTTGACAGGCGCTGGATACCGCGCTTACGCGGAATTCTTGCAAGCCCACTTGCCGCCAACCCAGAAGCCACGAATCGCACCAAGTGGACTCGCCTTTTTGACGGTCTACGAAGAAAATTTGGAGATGTGGAAGAAACTCTTTCACAACGCCGACCATCTGCATGCCTCACCGCATGGTACCTTTTTGCAGGGATGTGTTGTTTATCACACGTTGTTTGGAAAAATGCCGGATCGGGACGTGGTAATTCGACGTGACATGGGATCATTATGGGCCACGGCTCGAATGATGCAACACTCCTGGGAACCGCCGAACCCTATGCTTCACGAAAGGGACGCAACTTATCTGTATGATGTTGCCGAACGCGTCATGAACGGTCATGTTCCGGAGACTTACATTGAGTACAATCGGGGAGAAGTTGCTGATACTGGCGATGATTCCTGA